The Phoenix dactylifera cultivar Barhee BC4 chromosome 9, palm_55x_up_171113_PBpolish2nd_filt_p, whole genome shotgun sequence genome window below encodes:
- the LOC103713357 gene encoding uncharacterized protein LOC103713357 isoform X4 yields MEMVPELPRRASGEDPDDQLRVPLGSGRHRSSGRHPFDPKKTASTHRRTYGTSSYRVSALPPRRVSVPMIADLGCIRDSRWKNQSHSRKIKSSKSIGKGWLSQVCLDLHMLDQLATTGTSPSILQIYKLCCMFFFLTGFLPLYRFLQMSFSVGPWIYLSFSHTWGLPLGGARIK; encoded by the exons ATGGAGATGGTACCAGAACTGCCTCGCCGTGCATCCGGTGAAGACCCAGATGATCAGCTCCGGGTTCCTTTGGGGTCTGGGAGACATCGGAGCTCAGGCCGTCACCCATTCGACCCTAAGAAAACAGCGTCAACTCACC GTCGTACCTACGGTACTAGCAGTTATCGAGTCTCAGCACTTCCCCCACGCAGAGTGTCAGTACCAATGATTGCAGATCTTGGTTGTATAAGGGATTCAAGATGGAAAAACCAATCACA CAGCAGGAAGATAAAGAGCTCAAAATCAATTGGAAAAGGGTGGCTATCAcaagtatgtttggatttgcatATGTTGGACCAGTTGGCCACTACTG GAACAAGCCCGAGCATCTTGCAGATATACAAACTTTGTTGTATGTTTTTTTTCCTCACCGGTTTTCTTCCATTATATAG GTTTTTGCAGATGAGCTTCTCTGTTGGCCCTTGGATTTACCTATCTTTTTCTCATACATGGGGTTTGCCTCTGGGAGGAGCGCGGATCAAGTGA
- the LOC103701444 gene encoding rhomboid-like protein 11, chloroplastic isoform X2, whose product MGQLHLLSLTPATAVGLLGARRSSVLDAWRTSAAPAAATAVAASFGPLGRRSFFSHRKTALFVARRGQFCCKVGKPELELARPEGKREPDKRVNGIFWILLLNLGIYVADHLFQLQEIKTLYLYHSWPSWYQFVTATFCHANWHHLSSNLFFLYIFGKLVEEDEGSLALWISYILTGAGANFISWLVLPRSAVSVGASGAVFGLFAISVLVKMSWDWRKIIEVLVLGQFVIDKVLEAAQASTGLTGTWGTGYGAVNHIAHLSGALIGAALILLISRIPYQPSGRDIKADKRT is encoded by the exons ATGGGGCAGCTCCATCTACTCTCGCTAACCCCTGCGACCGCGGTCGGACTCCTTGGAGCCCGTCGGTCCTCCGTGCTGGACGCATGGCGCACTTCCGCTGCGCCGGCGGCCGCCACCGCCGTCGCCGCCTCCTTCGGTCCTCTCGGGCGGCGGAGCTTCTTCTCGCACCGGAAGACGGCTCTTTTTGTCGCCCGGCGCGGCCAGTTCTGTTGTAAAGTGGGAAAACCAG AGTTGGAGCTTGCAAGACCTGAAGGAAAGAGGGAACCAGACAAACGCGTCAATGGAATATTCTGGATCCTACTTCTTAACCTTGGCATTTATGTGGCAGATCACTTGTTTCAG CTCCAggaaatcaaaacattatatttGTACCATAGCTGGCCTTCTTGGTACCAGTTCGTGACCGCTACTTTCTGCCATGCTAACTG GCATCATCTCTCCAGCAACTTATTCTTCTTATACATATTTG GAAAGCTTGTTGAAGAGGACGAAGGTAGTCTTGCATTGTGGATCTCTTACATCCTGACGGGTGCTGGAGCAAACTTCATTTCATGGTTAGTTCTTCCAAGATCCGCTGTATCAGTGGGAGCCTCTGGAGCTGTCTTTGGACTCTTTGCAATAAGTGTCCTTGTGAAG ATGTCCTGGGACTGGAGGAAGATTATTGAGGTTCTTGTCCTCGGTCAATTTGTCATTGATAAG GTTTTGGAAGCAGCACAAGCTTCAACAGGGCTGACTGGAACTTGGGGCACAGGCTATGGTGCAGTTAATCATATTGCCCATCTCTCTGGTGCTTTAATTGGTGCTGCTTTAATACTGCTCATCAGCCGTATTCCTTATCAACCTTCTGGCCGAGATATCAAGGCAGATAAAAGAACTTGA
- the LOC103713357 gene encoding uncharacterized protein LOC103713357 isoform X7 encodes MEMVPELPRRASGEDPDDQLRVPLGSGRHRSSGRHPFDPKKTASTHRRTYGTSSYRVSALPPRRVSVPMIADLGCIRDSRWKNQSHSRKIKSSKSIGKGWLSQVCLDLHMLDQLATTGMNTWIVTFEFDSSCNLNP; translated from the exons ATGGAGATGGTACCAGAACTGCCTCGCCGTGCATCCGGTGAAGACCCAGATGATCAGCTCCGGGTTCCTTTGGGGTCTGGGAGACATCGGAGCTCAGGCCGTCACCCATTCGACCCTAAGAAAACAGCGTCAACTCACC GTCGTACCTACGGTACTAGCAGTTATCGAGTCTCAGCACTTCCCCCACGCAGAGTGTCAGTACCAATGATTGCAGATCTTGGTTGTATAAGGGATTCAAGATGGAAAAACCAATCACA CAGCAGGAAGATAAAGAGCTCAAAATCAATTGGAAAAGGGTGGCTATCAcaagtatgtttggatttgcatATGTTGGACCAGTTGGCCACTACTG GTATGAATACTTGGATCGTTACATTCGAGTTCGACTCCAGCTGCAACCTAAATCCTTAA
- the LOC103713357 gene encoding PXMP2/4 family protein 4-like isoform X2, which yields MEMVPELPRRASGEDPDDQLRVPLGSGRHRSSGRHPFDPKKTASTHRRTYGTSSYRVSALPPRRVSVPMIADLGCIRDSRWKNQSHRKIKSSKSIGKGWLSQVCLDLHMLDQLATTGTSPSILQIYKLCCMFFFLTGFLPLYRYEYLDRYIRVRLQLQPKSLKFVTAKVFADELLCWPLDLPIFFSYMGFASGRSADQVKEDVKRDFLPALVVGAGVWPFLQVANFRFVPVRYQLLYVNLFCLLDSSFLSWIEQQGDAPWKQWFIPIVTQENQKGQA from the exons ATGGAGATGGTACCAGAACTGCCTCGCCGTGCATCCGGTGAAGACCCAGATGATCAGCTCCGGGTTCCTTTGGGGTCTGGGAGACATCGGAGCTCAGGCCGTCACCCATTCGACCCTAAGAAAACAGCGTCAACTCACC GTCGTACCTACGGTACTAGCAGTTATCGAGTCTCAGCACTTCCCCCACGCAGAGTGTCAGTACCAATGATTGCAGATCTTGGTTGTATAAGGGATTCAAGATGGAAAAACCAATCACA CAGGAAGATAAAGAGCTCAAAATCAATTGGAAAAGGGTGGCTATCAcaagtatgtttggatttgcatATGTTGGACCAGTTGGCCACTACTG GAACAAGCCCGAGCATCTTGCAGATATACAAACTTTGTTGTATGTTTTTTTTCCTCACCGGTTTTCTTCCATTATATAGGTATGAATACTTGGATCGTTACATTCGAGTTCGACTCCAGCTGCAACCTAAATCCTTAAAATTTGTTACCGCAAAGGTTTTTGCAGATGAGCTTCTCTGTTGGCCCTTGGATTTACCTATCTTTTTCTCATACATGGGGTTTGCCTCTGGGAGGAGCGCGGATCAAGTGAAGGAAGATGTGAAGCGGGATTTCCTTCCGGCTCTTGTTGTTGGGGCAGGAGTTTGGCCATTCCTCCAAGTTGCAAACTTCAGATTTGTTCCAGTGAGATACCAACTTCTTTATGTAAATTTGTTTTGCTTGCTGGACAGTTCCTTCTTGTCTTGGATAGAACAGCAAGGCGATGCCCCATGGAAGCAGTGGTTTATACCAATTGTTACCCAGGAAAATCAGAAAGGTCAGGCTTGA
- the LOC103713357 gene encoding uncharacterized protein LOC103713357 isoform X5: protein MEMVPELPRRASGEDPDDQLRVPLGSGRHRSSGRHPFDPKKTASTHRRTYGTSSYRVSALPPRRVSVPMIADLGCIRDSRWKNQSHRKIKSSKSIGKGWLSQVCLDLHMLDQLATTGTSPSILQIYKLCCMFFFLTGFLPLYRFLQMSFSVGPWIYLSFSHTWGLPLGGARIK from the exons ATGGAGATGGTACCAGAACTGCCTCGCCGTGCATCCGGTGAAGACCCAGATGATCAGCTCCGGGTTCCTTTGGGGTCTGGGAGACATCGGAGCTCAGGCCGTCACCCATTCGACCCTAAGAAAACAGCGTCAACTCACC GTCGTACCTACGGTACTAGCAGTTATCGAGTCTCAGCACTTCCCCCACGCAGAGTGTCAGTACCAATGATTGCAGATCTTGGTTGTATAAGGGATTCAAGATGGAAAAACCAATCACA CAGGAAGATAAAGAGCTCAAAATCAATTGGAAAAGGGTGGCTATCAcaagtatgtttggatttgcatATGTTGGACCAGTTGGCCACTACTG GAACAAGCCCGAGCATCTTGCAGATATACAAACTTTGTTGTATGTTTTTTTTCCTCACCGGTTTTCTTCCATTATATAG GTTTTTGCAGATGAGCTTCTCTGTTGGCCCTTGGATTTACCTATCTTTTTCTCATACATGGGGTTTGCCTCTGGGAGGAGCGCGGATCAAGTGA
- the LOC103713357 gene encoding protein SYM1-like isoform X3, producing MLKLWRWYQNCLAVHPVKTQMISSGFLWGLGDIGAQAVTHSTLRKQRQLTQQEDKELKINWKRVAITSMFGFAYVGPVGHYWYEYLDRYIRVRLQLQPKSLKFVTAKVFADELLCWPLDLPIFFSYMGFASGRSADQVKEDVKRDFLPALVVGAGVWPFLQVANFRFVPVRYQLLYVNLFCLLDSSFLSWIEQQGDAPWKQWFIPIVTQENQKGQA from the exons atgtTGAAGCTATGGAGATGGTACCAGAACTGCCTCGCCGTGCATCCGGTGAAGACCCAGATGATCAGCTCCGGGTTCCTTTGGGGTCTGGGAGACATCGGAGCTCAGGCCGTCACCCATTCGACCCTAAGAAAACAGCGTCAACTCACC CAGCAGGAAGATAAAGAGCTCAAAATCAATTGGAAAAGGGTGGCTATCAcaagtatgtttggatttgcatATGTTGGACCAGTTGGCCACTACTG GTATGAATACTTGGATCGTTACATTCGAGTTCGACTCCAGCTGCAACCTAAATCCTTAAAATTTGTTACCGCAAAGGTTTTTGCAGATGAGCTTCTCTGTTGGCCCTTGGATTTACCTATCTTTTTCTCATACATGGGGTTTGCCTCTGGGAGGAGCGCGGATCAAGTGAAGGAAGATGTGAAGCGGGATTTCCTTCCGGCTCTTGTTGTTGGGGCAGGAGTTTGGCCATTCCTCCAAGTTGCAAACTTCAGATTTGTTCCAGTGAGATACCAACTTCTTTATGTAAATTTGTTTTGCTTGCTGGACAGTTCCTTCTTGTCTTGGATAGAACAGCAAGGCGATGCCCCATGGAAGCAGTGGTTTATACCAATTGTTACCCAGGAAAATCAGAAAGGTCAGGCTTGA
- the LOC103713357 gene encoding uncharacterized protein LOC103713357 isoform X6 — MEMVPELPRRASGEDPDDQLRVPLGSGRHRSSGRHPFDPKKTASTHRRTYGTSSYRVSALPPRRVSVPMIADLGCIRDSRWKNQSHSRKIKSSKSIGKGWLSQVCLDLHMLDQLATTGTSPSILQIYKLCCMFFFLTGFLPLYR; from the exons ATGGAGATGGTACCAGAACTGCCTCGCCGTGCATCCGGTGAAGACCCAGATGATCAGCTCCGGGTTCCTTTGGGGTCTGGGAGACATCGGAGCTCAGGCCGTCACCCATTCGACCCTAAGAAAACAGCGTCAACTCACC GTCGTACCTACGGTACTAGCAGTTATCGAGTCTCAGCACTTCCCCCACGCAGAGTGTCAGTACCAATGATTGCAGATCTTGGTTGTATAAGGGATTCAAGATGGAAAAACCAATCACA CAGCAGGAAGATAAAGAGCTCAAAATCAATTGGAAAAGGGTGGCTATCAcaagtatgtttggatttgcatATGTTGGACCAGTTGGCCACTACTG GAACAAGCCCGAGCATCTTGCAGATATACAAACTTTGTTGTATGTTTTTTTTCCTCACCGGTTTTCTTCCATTATATAG ATGA
- the LOC103713357 gene encoding uncharacterized protein LOC103713357 isoform X8, translating to MEMVPELPRRASGEDPDDQLRVPLGSGRHRSSGRHPFDPKKTASTHRRTYGTSSYRVSALPPRRVSVPMIADLGCIRDSRWKNQSHRKIKSSKSIGKGWLSQVCLDLHMLDQLATTGMNTWIVTFEFDSSCNLNP from the exons ATGGAGATGGTACCAGAACTGCCTCGCCGTGCATCCGGTGAAGACCCAGATGATCAGCTCCGGGTTCCTTTGGGGTCTGGGAGACATCGGAGCTCAGGCCGTCACCCATTCGACCCTAAGAAAACAGCGTCAACTCACC GTCGTACCTACGGTACTAGCAGTTATCGAGTCTCAGCACTTCCCCCACGCAGAGTGTCAGTACCAATGATTGCAGATCTTGGTTGTATAAGGGATTCAAGATGGAAAAACCAATCACA CAGGAAGATAAAGAGCTCAAAATCAATTGGAAAAGGGTGGCTATCAcaagtatgtttggatttgcatATGTTGGACCAGTTGGCCACTACTG GTATGAATACTTGGATCGTTACATTCGAGTTCGACTCCAGCTGCAACCTAAATCCTTAA
- the LOC103713357 gene encoding uncharacterized protein LOC103713357 isoform X1 — translation MEMVPELPRRASGEDPDDQLRVPLGSGRHRSSGRHPFDPKKTASTHRRTYGTSSYRVSALPPRRVSVPMIADLGCIRDSRWKNQSHSRKIKSSKSIGKGWLSQVCLDLHMLDQLATTGTSPSILQIYKLCCMFFFLTGFLPLYRYEYLDRYIRVRLQLQPKSLKFVTAKVFADELLCWPLDLPIFFSYMGFASGRSADQVKEDVKRDFLPALVVGAGVWPFLQVANFRFVPVRYQLLYVNLFCLLDSSFLSWIEQQGDAPWKQWFIPIVTQENQKGQA, via the exons ATGGAGATGGTACCAGAACTGCCTCGCCGTGCATCCGGTGAAGACCCAGATGATCAGCTCCGGGTTCCTTTGGGGTCTGGGAGACATCGGAGCTCAGGCCGTCACCCATTCGACCCTAAGAAAACAGCGTCAACTCACC GTCGTACCTACGGTACTAGCAGTTATCGAGTCTCAGCACTTCCCCCACGCAGAGTGTCAGTACCAATGATTGCAGATCTTGGTTGTATAAGGGATTCAAGATGGAAAAACCAATCACA CAGCAGGAAGATAAAGAGCTCAAAATCAATTGGAAAAGGGTGGCTATCAcaagtatgtttggatttgcatATGTTGGACCAGTTGGCCACTACTG GAACAAGCCCGAGCATCTTGCAGATATACAAACTTTGTTGTATGTTTTTTTTCCTCACCGGTTTTCTTCCATTATATAGGTATGAATACTTGGATCGTTACATTCGAGTTCGACTCCAGCTGCAACCTAAATCCTTAAAATTTGTTACCGCAAAGGTTTTTGCAGATGAGCTTCTCTGTTGGCCCTTGGATTTACCTATCTTTTTCTCATACATGGGGTTTGCCTCTGGGAGGAGCGCGGATCAAGTGAAGGAAGATGTGAAGCGGGATTTCCTTCCGGCTCTTGTTGTTGGGGCAGGAGTTTGGCCATTCCTCCAAGTTGCAAACTTCAGATTTGTTCCAGTGAGATACCAACTTCTTTATGTAAATTTGTTTTGCTTGCTGGACAGTTCCTTCTTGTCTTGGATAGAACAGCAAGGCGATGCCCCATGGAAGCAGTGGTTTATACCAATTGTTACCCAGGAAAATCAGAAAGGTCAGGCTTGA
- the LOC103701444 gene encoding rhomboid-like protein 11, chloroplastic isoform X1 — protein sequence MGQLHLLSLTPATAVGLLGARRSSVLDAWRTSAAPAAATAVAASFGPLGRRSFFSHRKTALFVARRGQFCCKVGKPDITSELELARPEGKREPDKRVNGIFWILLLNLGIYVADHLFQLQEIKTLYLYHSWPSWYQFVTATFCHANWHHLSSNLFFLYIFGKLVEEDEGSLALWISYILTGAGANFISWLVLPRSAVSVGASGAVFGLFAISVLVKMSWDWRKIIEVLVLGQFVIDKVLEAAQASTGLTGTWGTGYGAVNHIAHLSGALIGAALILLISRIPYQPSGRDIKADKRT from the exons ATGGGGCAGCTCCATCTACTCTCGCTAACCCCTGCGACCGCGGTCGGACTCCTTGGAGCCCGTCGGTCCTCCGTGCTGGACGCATGGCGCACTTCCGCTGCGCCGGCGGCCGCCACCGCCGTCGCCGCCTCCTTCGGTCCTCTCGGGCGGCGGAGCTTCTTCTCGCACCGGAAGACGGCTCTTTTTGTCGCCCGGCGCGGCCAGTTCTGTTGTAAAGTGGGAAAACCAG ATATTACATCAGAGTTGGAGCTTGCAAGACCTGAAGGAAAGAGGGAACCAGACAAACGCGTCAATGGAATATTCTGGATCCTACTTCTTAACCTTGGCATTTATGTGGCAGATCACTTGTTTCAG CTCCAggaaatcaaaacattatatttGTACCATAGCTGGCCTTCTTGGTACCAGTTCGTGACCGCTACTTTCTGCCATGCTAACTG GCATCATCTCTCCAGCAACTTATTCTTCTTATACATATTTG GAAAGCTTGTTGAAGAGGACGAAGGTAGTCTTGCATTGTGGATCTCTTACATCCTGACGGGTGCTGGAGCAAACTTCATTTCATGGTTAGTTCTTCCAAGATCCGCTGTATCAGTGGGAGCCTCTGGAGCTGTCTTTGGACTCTTTGCAATAAGTGTCCTTGTGAAG ATGTCCTGGGACTGGAGGAAGATTATTGAGGTTCTTGTCCTCGGTCAATTTGTCATTGATAAG GTTTTGGAAGCAGCACAAGCTTCAACAGGGCTGACTGGAACTTGGGGCACAGGCTATGGTGCAGTTAATCATATTGCCCATCTCTCTGGTGCTTTAATTGGTGCTGCTTTAATACTGCTCATCAGCCGTATTCCTTATCAACCTTCTGGCCGAGATATCAAGGCAGATAAAAGAACTTGA